DNA sequence from the Amycolatopsis sp. Hca4 genome:
TCGAGGGCATGGCGACGGTGCTGCCGTTCGACCGCGTGATCGTCAACGACCCGGCGTTCATCGGCGACGAAACCGGCTTCAGCGTGCACACCCGCTGGATCGAGACGGAGTTCGACAACAAGATCGAGCCGTTCGTGGCGCCCGAGGTCGAGGCCGCCGAGGAAGAGCCGCGGCAGAACGTCGTGGTCGAGGTCGGCGGGCGGCGCCTGGAAGTGTCGCTGCCGGGCGGGTTCGCGTTCGAAGGCGGCGGCGGGGGCGGCACCGCGGTCAAGGCGAAGCCGCGCAAGCGCGCCGGCGGCACGAAGGCCGCGGTGAGCGGCGACGCCGTCACAGCGCCGATGCAGGGCACGATCGTGAAGGTGGCCGTCGAAGAGGGCCAGACGGTCGAAGCCGGTGAGCTGATCGTCGTCCTCGAGGCGATGAAGATGGAGAATCCGGTCACCGCCCACAAAGCGGGCACGGTGACCGGGCTTTCGATCGAGGTCGGCGCCGCCGTGACGCAGGGCACGCAGCTTCTCGAGATCAAGTAGGACAGTTCGTTGCCGATGTCGTGGTGGGCCGCCCCCGAGGCGGCCTACCATCGACTACGTGACCGAAGTCCCGTCTCCGCAGCTGCGGATCAGCGACCAGAACCGTGAGTCCGCGCTGTCCGCCATCGGCGAGCACATGACGGCGGGACGGCTCGACATCGACGAGTACGGCGAGCGCTCGGCCCGGATCACCGCGGCCAAGACCCGCGGCGAGCTGAGCGAAATCTTCGCCGACCTGCCGGAACCGCACCCGCGCTACGAGGACGTGCCGCAGGCCGCGGTCGCCCCGGCACCGGAGCCGGCGGCCGCACCGGCGCCGCGGCGGTCCGGGCCGCCGGACAACTGGTCGCCGCCGCAGCGGTTCCTGGCCGCGATCGTGCCGCTGGCCTTCATCGCCGCGATCGCCCTGATCGCCACGGGCACGCTGGCCTGGCCGATCATCTTCGTCCCGATCGGGCTGACGGTGTTCGGCAAGTCGATGTGGGGCCACGACTGGAACCACGACCAGCGCCACCACGACCGCCGCGACCGGCACCTGCGCGACCGCGAGCGCCGCCGCGAACTGCGTGACTCCTACCGCCGCGAACTGGGCCGCTGATCCCACCGTGGGTGACATGCGCTTGAGCGACGCGGAACGCCAGGACGCCCTCGACGTCCTGGAGGAACACGTCCGCACCGGCCGCCTCGACATCGACGAGTACGGAACCCGGTCGGCGAAGGTGACGGCGGCGAAGCGGGTGAGCGAACTGATCCCGCTGTTCGACGACCTGCCGTCACCGCGCCCGAGCGCGCTGCTGAACGGCGCGGCCGCGCCCGGGGTGCCGGTGATGGCCGGGGAGAGCGCGCTGTCGACGTTCCTGAACCGGAGCGCGGTGCCGATCGCGATCGTGCTGGCGATCGCGGTGCTGATCCTGTCCCGCGGTCGGTTGCTGATCATTTCGGTCGCGCTGCCGCTGGTGGTCGCGGCGATCGCGGGTGTGCGCCGCCGCCGGTCGTGATCGTCGCGCCCGGTCTGGCTAGGCTGGGCGGAGTGGAACCGGTGGAGATCAACGCGGGCACCTACTACCTGCGCCAGCTGCGCGCCGACCGCCACATCGACGACCGGCCGTTGTTGATGGAGGCGTTCGCCGATCCGACGCACCGCAAGTACGTCCTGAACTACCGCCTGCGCACCCTCGACGAGGCCACCGAGTACGTGGCCTTGCGGGCGGCCCAGTGGGCGGGCGACGAGCGCTGTTCGTGGGCGATCGCGGAACCGAC
Encoded proteins:
- a CDS encoding DUF1707 domain-containing protein; translation: MTEVPSPQLRISDQNRESALSAIGEHMTAGRLDIDEYGERSARITAAKTRGELSEIFADLPEPHPRYEDVPQAAVAPAPEPAAAPAPRRSGPPDNWSPPQRFLAAIVPLAFIAAIALIATGTLAWPIIFVPIGLTVFGKSMWGHDWNHDQRHHDRRDRHLRDRERRRELRDSYRRELGR
- a CDS encoding DUF1707 domain-containing protein, which produces MGDMRLSDAERQDALDVLEEHVRTGRLDIDEYGTRSAKVTAAKRVSELIPLFDDLPSPRPSALLNGAAAPGVPVMAGESALSTFLNRSAVPIAIVLAIAVLILSRGRLLIISVALPLVVAAIAGVRRRRS